One part of the Alphaproteobacteria bacterium genome encodes these proteins:
- the leuS gene encoding leucine--tRNA ligase, whose translation MENEKYNFKVIEEKWQKYWEENNTFKTEIDNDKEKYYTLIEFPYPSGSGLHVGHPRSNGAMDAVSRKRRMEGYNVLFPMGFDAFGAPAEHYAIKTGIHPREAVDECKSIFTKQLKKLGYSFDWDRVVSTTDPDFVKWTQWMFLKFYKSGLAYKADSTINWCDHCKRAWTNEELEGGNCERCKGPVEQRVKSQWTLKMQDYSEKLLEGLETVDYSESIKTSQQNWIGKSVGAEIDFKINLGEEKLSVFTTRADTCFGVTFMAVCPEHELLTKYMSSFGNAEEVKSYIDEARHKTDLERQIAAGEAKVKTGVEIQGLKAINPFNGKEIPVFVADYVLSGYGTGAIMAVPAHDQRDYDFAKAYNLDIVPVLEGGNIEEEAWTQEGAHINSEFLNGMGKQEAIDAAISFLEEKECGKKAINYKMGDWLFTRQRYWGEPIPMINCPKCGWVTVPEKELPLELPEMDEFLPTDDADAPLARATDWVNCTCPKCGESAKRETDTMPGWAGSSWYFLRYMDPKNDDAFASQEALDYWGKVDWYNGGQEHTTRHLLYSRFWYKALRDAATGDNPNNYSYLKDDDNICTAVLPEYEPYNKRTFQGLILGSNGEKMSKSRGNVVNPDDVIAEYGADALRIYEMFIGPFEQAVAWNENSLVGVFRFLKRVWAMQDKLGDVELSDKDENVLHSTIKNVSERVETNSHNTVISALMEMLNYMADKDVVSKEMYAPFIQMLSLYAPHISEEIWEVLGNKESIAFACWPKYDEEKTKSSTVTIGVQVMGKLRSEVELAPDASEDDAKELALSDPKVQKFIEGKTVRKFIYVPGRIINIVAN comes from the coding sequence ATGGAAAATGAAAAATATAACTTTAAAGTAATTGAAGAAAAATGGCAAAAGTATTGGGAAGAAAATAATACTTTTAAAACAGAGATAGATAATGACAAAGAAAAATATTATACTCTGATAGAGTTCCCATACCCTTCAGGATCTGGATTGCATGTTGGACACCCTAGATCGAACGGAGCTATGGATGCTGTGTCAAGAAAAAGAAGAATGGAAGGATATAATGTTCTTTTCCCAATGGGGTTTGATGCTTTTGGTGCTCCTGCTGAACATTATGCTATTAAAACAGGAATACATCCAAGAGAAGCTGTTGATGAATGTAAATCTATATTTACAAAACAGTTGAAAAAACTTGGTTACAGCTTTGATTGGGATAGAGTTGTTTCTACAACAGATCCTGATTTTGTAAAATGGACACAATGGATGTTTTTGAAATTCTATAAGTCTGGTTTGGCTTATAAAGCTGATAGCACAATTAACTGGTGTGATCATTGTAAAAGAGCCTGGACAAATGAAGAGCTTGAAGGTGGAAATTGTGAAAGGTGTAAAGGTCCAGTAGAACAAAGAGTTAAGTCGCAATGGACTTTGAAAATGCAAGACTATTCAGAAAAGCTTTTGGAAGGCTTAGAGACAGTTGATTACTCAGAGAGTATTAAGACCTCTCAACAAAACTGGATTGGTAAATCTGTTGGTGCAGAAATTGATTTTAAAATTAACTTAGGTGAAGAAAAGCTTTCTGTTTTCACAACTAGAGCAGATACATGTTTTGGTGTTACTTTTATGGCAGTGTGTCCTGAGCATGAATTATTAACAAAATATATGAGCTCTTTTGGTAATGCAGAAGAAGTTAAATCTTATATCGATGAAGCTAGACATAAAACAGATTTAGAAAGACAAATCGCAGCTGGTGAAGCTAAGGTTAAAACAGGTGTTGAAATTCAAGGATTAAAAGCTATTAATCCATTCAATGGAAAAGAAATTCCTGTATTCGTAGCTGATTATGTTTTGTCAGGTTATGGTACGGGTGCTATCATGGCAGTTCCTGCTCATGATCAAAGAGATTATGATTTTGCTAAAGCATATAACTTAGATATAGTTCCTGTTTTAGAAGGAGGAAATATTGAAGAGGAAGCTTGGACACAAGAAGGTGCTCATATTAATTCTGAATTCTTAAATGGTATGGGTAAACAAGAGGCTATTGATGCTGCAATATCTTTCCTAGAAGAAAAAGAGTGTGGTAAAAAAGCAATTAACTATAAAATGGGTGATTGGTTATTTACTCGTCAAAGATATTGGGGAGAACCAATACCTATGATTAATTGTCCAAAGTGTGGTTGGGTTACAGTTCCAGAAAAAGAACTTCCTTTAGAATTGCCAGAAATGGATGAATTTTTACCAACAGATGATGCTGATGCTCCATTAGCAAGAGCTACTGATTGGGTTAATTGTACATGTCCAAAATGTGGCGAATCTGCTAAAAGAGAAACAGATACAATGCCTGGTTGGGCTGGCTCTTCTTGGTATTTCTTAAGATATATGGATCCTAAGAATGATGATGCATTCGCAAGTCAAGAAGCATTGGATTATTGGGGCAAGGTTGATTGGTATAATGGTGGACAAGAACATACGACTCGTCATTTATTATACTCTCGCTTCTGGTATAAAGCTTTAAGAGATGCTGCAACAGGAGATAATCCAAATAACTATAGCTACTTAAAAGATGATGATAATATTTGTACAGCAGTATTGCCAGAATATGAACCATACAATAAGAGAACATTCCAAGGTTTGATTTTAGGCTCAAATGGGGAGAAAATGTCAAAGTCTCGTGGTAATGTTGTAAATCCAGATGATGTTATTGCAGAATATGGAGCTGATGCTCTTAGAATTTATGAAATGTTTATCGGTCCATTTGAGCAAGCAGTTGCTTGGAATGAAAACTCTTTAGTTGGAGTGTTTAGATTCTTAAAAAGAGTTTGGGCTATGCAAGATAAATTAGGTGATGTTGAGTTATCAGACAAAGATGAAAATGTTCTTCATTCTACAATTAAAAATGTAAGTGAAAGAGTAGAAACAAATTCTCATAACACAGTTATATCTGCTTTAATGGAAATGCTAAATTACATGGCTGATAAAGATGTTGTTTCTAAGGAAATGTATGCTCCATTTATTCAAATGTTATCTCTATATGCACCTCATATTTCAGAGGAAATTTGGGAAGTTTTGGGTAATAAAGAAAGCATTGCTTTCGCTTGTTGGCCTAAGTATGATGAAGAGAAAACAAAATCATCTACAGTTACAATAGGTGTGCAAGTTATGGGTAAACTTCGTAGTGAAGTAGAATTAGCTCCAGATGCATCAGAAGATGATGCAAAAGAGCTGGCTCTTTCTGATCCAAAAGTTCAAAAATTTATAGAAGGTAAAACAGTGAGAAAATTCATCTATGTTCCTGGTAGAATTATCAACATTGTTGCAAACTAG
- a CDS encoding DUF3576 domain-containing protein, with product MKKIYLSVLMLSILSACGGEAVYPTRVRGEAQAVYGKHDKAFGEDGLDIFSNEEEKQNIGIGVNAFLWRATLDVVSFMPVASADPFGGVILTDWKTSLKDEGYRYKLNIYILDKQLRADGVKVSVFKQKRDENGQWQDVDIDDAMATQIEDSILTKARELKIQEVKAN from the coding sequence ATGAAAAAAATATACCTTTCAGTGTTAATGCTAAGCATTTTATCTGCTTGTGGTGGTGAAGCTGTATATCCTACAAGAGTAAGAGGTGAGGCTCAAGCTGTTTATGGCAAGCACGATAAAGCTTTTGGAGAAGATGGTTTAGATATATTCTCTAATGAAGAGGAAAAGCAAAATATAGGTATAGGTGTTAATGCTTTCTTATGGAGAGCAACTTTAGATGTTGTTTCTTTCATGCCTGTTGCTTCTGCTGATCCATTTGGAGGAGTTATTCTAACAGATTGGAAAACTTCATTAAAAGATGAAGGCTATAGGTATAAGTTAAACATATATATTTTAGACAAACAGCTTAGAGCAGATGGTGTTAAAGTGTCTGTATTTAAGCAAAAGAGAGATGAGAATGGTCAATGGCAAGATGTAGATATAGATGATGCAATGGCTACTCAAATTGAAGATTCAATATTAACAAAAGCAAGAGAACTTAAAATACAAGAGGTGAAAGCTAACTAA
- a CDS encoding M48 family metallopeptidase — MNIDYKIYKSSRKTLSIKVQNGEVIVKAPLKCSDKMIADLIQEKQSWINKHLDIESKKPKLSFNHGDIIPFLGNNYKLIIVNKSLQDKVILDDEEIIVFSKKDDIKNHEKLLINWFKKEATEFISDRYKSNATLFDYKKAPPLKIREFKSRWGSYHKKGLSDQIKINWKLIMYPSLCIDYVIIHELAHKTHNNHSKDFHNLVEMKFPNWKTAKNILDSKN; from the coding sequence ATGAATATAGATTACAAGATATATAAGAGCTCTAGAAAAACTCTTTCTATAAAAGTACAAAACGGAGAGGTTATTGTCAAGGCTCCTTTAAAGTGCTCTGATAAAATGATTGCTGATTTAATTCAAGAAAAACAATCTTGGATAAACAAACATTTAGACATAGAAAGCAAGAAACCTAAACTTTCATTTAATCATGGAGACATTATCCCATTCTTAGGGAACAACTACAAACTAATAATAGTGAACAAGTCTTTACAAGACAAAGTTATACTAGATGATGAGGAAATAATAGTTTTCTCAAAAAAAGATGACATTAAAAATCATGAGAAATTATTAATTAACTGGTTTAAAAAGGAAGCTACAGAATTTATCTCAGATAGATATAAAAGCAATGCCACGCTTTTTGATTATAAAAAAGCTCCTCCATTAAAAATTAGAGAATTTAAAAGTCGTTGGGGATCTTATCATAAAAAAGGTTTATCTGATCAAATAAAAATCAACTGGAAACTTATTATGTATCCCTCATTATGTATAGATTATGTGATAATACACGAACTAGCACATAAAACTCACAACAATCACTCTAAAGATTTTCATAATCTAGTAGAAATGAAGTTTCCAAACTGGAAAACAGCTAAAAACATTTTAGACTCTAAGAATTAA
- a CDS encoding PQ-loop domain-containing transporter yields the protein MDINFAFEFFSWTAIFIVSIAYWLQVIKIHKHKEVRDLSLYSYSVLTLGYFMLLIESVCHFNLIIFAKSLAVFIPCLLIVFLIQHNKHCEWVDEDNFKCIHCGKVLQPYHLFCSSCGKSTLRKKYK from the coding sequence ATGGATATTAATTTCGCTTTTGAGTTTTTCTCATGGACTGCTATATTTATAGTTTCAATAGCATATTGGTTGCAGGTAATAAAAATTCATAAACATAAAGAGGTGAGGGATTTATCTTTATACTCTTATTCTGTTTTAACATTGGGTTACTTCATGCTTTTGATCGAATCAGTATGTCATTTCAATTTAATCATTTTTGCTAAATCTTTAGCTGTTTTTATACCTTGTTTGTTGATTGTTTTTTTAATTCAGCATAACAAGCATTGTGAATGGGTCGATGAAGATAACTTTAAATGTATTCATTGTGGTAAAGTTTTGCAACCGTATCACTTGTTTTGTTCATCATGTGGTAAATCAACATTAAGAAAAAAATATAAATAA
- a CDS encoding epoxyqueuosine reductase QueH: MIKLPEKNKKLLLHACCAPCCCAIAKELKNSGIDFTVFFYNPNIFPSKEYEKRKQELIRYCKKIKVPLIIAEDEKSKKQWEEAVRGLELQPERGKRCCKCINHRLYKTAKYASKNDFDIISSTLSISKFKDFIIVTNSGKEAVKEFKNVDFWAQNWREIINQEEPNKISREENFYRQRYCGCFYSIGDALK; this comes from the coding sequence ATGATTAAATTACCAGAAAAAAATAAAAAACTCCTATTACATGCATGTTGTGCACCTTGCTGTTGTGCTATTGCTAAAGAGTTAAAAAACTCTGGTATTGATTTTACTGTTTTTTTCTACAACCCTAACATCTTCCCTTCAAAAGAATATGAGAAGAGAAAACAGGAGTTAATTAGATATTGTAAAAAAATTAAAGTTCCGCTTATAATAGCTGAAGATGAAAAAAGCAAAAAACAATGGGAAGAAGCAGTAAGAGGATTAGAATTACAACCAGAAAGAGGCAAGAGATGCTGTAAGTGTATAAATCATAGATTATATAAAACAGCCAAATATGCTTCTAAAAATGACTTTGATATAATATCATCAACTCTATCAATATCTAAATTTAAAGACTTTATAATAGTTACAAACTCTGGTAAAGAAGCGGTAAAAGAATTTAAAAATGTTGATTTTTGGGCTCAAAACTGGAGAGAAATTATAAACCAAGAAGAGCCAAATAAAATATCTCGTGAAGAGAACTTTTATAGACAAAGATATTGCGGTTGCTTCTATTCTATCGGAGATGCTTTAAAATGA
- the map gene encoding type I methionyl aminopeptidase translates to MIKNKDNIPIWSEKDFDGMRKAGKLAAETLDYITDFVKEGISTLELNDLCAKFIKDNGAIAAPLNYNGYPKEVCISLNNVICHGIPDEKTVLKDGDILNIDVTVILNGWYGDTSRMFTVGKTSVRAQKLIDKTYEALMAAINAVRPGMKLYEVGEIIEQVTKPYNFSIVRDFCGHGLGKEFHTQPMVLHYKSKLHNNITLEEGMFFTIEPMINAGKYDAKILSDGWTAVTKDRSLSAQFEHSIGVTKDGVEIFTSSPKGLDKPPYK, encoded by the coding sequence ATGATAAAAAATAAAGACAATATTCCAATTTGGTCAGAAAAAGATTTTGATGGCATGAGAAAAGCTGGTAAGCTAGCAGCTGAAACACTTGACTATATAACAGATTTTGTTAAAGAAGGCATATCAACATTAGAGCTTAATGATTTATGTGCAAAGTTCATAAAAGATAATGGAGCTATAGCAGCCCCTTTAAATTATAATGGATACCCTAAAGAAGTTTGTATTTCCCTTAACAATGTAATTTGCCATGGCATACCTGATGAAAAAACAGTACTTAAAGATGGTGATATTTTAAACATTGATGTAACGGTTATATTAAACGGTTGGTACGGAGATACTAGCAGAATGTTTACAGTAGGAAAAACATCTGTAAGAGCTCAAAAGTTAATTGATAAAACTTACGAGGCTCTTATGGCTGCGATTAATGCTGTTAGACCAGGAATGAAACTTTATGAAGTTGGTGAAATAATTGAACAAGTAACAAAACCTTATAACTTTTCTATAGTTAGGGATTTTTGCGGACATGGATTGGGTAAAGAATTTCATACTCAGCCTATGGTACTACATTATAAAAGCAAATTGCATAACAATATAACTCTAGAAGAAGGGATGTTCTTCACAATAGAGCCTATGATCAATGCTGGTAAATACGATGCTAAAATACTAAGCGATGGATGGACAGCTGTAACAAAAGACAGAAGCCTATCTGCTCAATTTGAGCATTCTATCGGAGTCACAAAAGATGGTGTTGAAATATTCACATCTTCCCCTAAAGGCTTAGACAAACCTCCATATAAATAA
- a CDS encoding TatD family hydrolase, with protein MIIDTHCHLDELTPLELKQVIDNAKAVGVEKMITIAAERREFEISQKIAEENDSLYFAVGIHPEALEQDLEKVYNDLISFSKHPKCVAIGESGLDYSYKDICKESQKANFIKHIKASEDTGLPLVIHNRDSDEDMMRIMDKYHTGKSKVIIHCFSAGIELAKWAIEKGYYISISGIVTFKNGSNVRDAVCLCPIEQLLVETDSPYLAPVPYRGKKCEPAYVIETFKKVAMLKGVEEDALEKQLEDNFKNIFLKA; from the coding sequence ATGATTATAGATACTCATTGTCATTTAGATGAATTGACACCATTAGAGCTTAAGCAAGTTATAGATAATGCAAAAGCGGTTGGTGTTGAAAAGATGATAACTATTGCAGCAGAGAGAAGAGAATTCGAGATATCACAAAAAATAGCAGAAGAAAATGATAGCCTTTATTTTGCAGTTGGGATTCATCCAGAAGCTTTAGAACAAGATTTGGAAAAAGTTTATAACGATTTAATCTCTTTTTCAAAGCATCCAAAATGTGTTGCTATTGGAGAAAGTGGACTAGATTATTCATATAAAGATATTTGTAAAGAATCTCAAAAAGCTAATTTTATTAAGCATATAAAGGCTAGTGAAGATACAGGTTTACCTCTTGTTATTCATAATAGGGACTCAGATGAAGATATGATGAGAATTATGGATAAGTATCATACAGGAAAATCAAAAGTTATTATACATTGTTTTTCTGCTGGGATTGAGTTGGCAAAATGGGCGATTGAAAAAGGGTACTATATCTCTATATCTGGAATAGTAACTTTTAAAAATGGGTCTAATGTTAGAGATGCAGTTTGCTTATGTCCTATAGAACAACTTTTAGTAGAGACTGATTCTCCATATTTAGCACCTGTTCCTTATAGGGGTAAAAAGTGTGAACCTGCTTATGTGATTGAGACTTTTAAAAAGGTAGCAATGTTAAAGGGTGTTGAAGAAGATGCTTTAGAAAAACAGCTTGAAGATAATTTTAAAAATATTTTTTTAAAAGCTTAA
- the rsmB gene encoding 16S rRNA (cytosine(967)-C(5))-methyltransferase RsmB, with translation MTEVSRVVAAQILKNCINDKKSLIHAINSNSKYAKLKQNDKNFAMLLVNECLRHMGQLDVVINKFLANPKRVPIDIMYVLRVAAAEHFFAESPDYAVVNNAVNATQFMKKTKLKGLVNAVVRKICKIDNLNNIDVSQNFPKWLVESWTKQYGIEKTKSIMEYSLKRYPLYINVKSNPDKWEKELEAEVVYSKASSEFGSLLKCRDSMNVPNASGFSAGEWWVQGFESSLPARLLGDIRSKRVLDCCAAPGGKTAQLANARADVIAIDKNNKRLKILSENMERLSFDVKIEEADATKYDEGNFDAILIDAPCSATGTIRKNPDALYFKKPQQIKDLVILQKDILKNISNLLQVGGTMIYSTCSLQKEEGEEQIKNFLDSNKNFELLPVKPEEVEGLSSIINKEGMIRIIPSDINEHISSDGFFIARLKRIK, from the coding sequence ATGACAGAAGTAAGTAGAGTTGTAGCAGCTCAAATATTAAAGAATTGTATAAATGACAAAAAGAGTTTAATCCATGCAATTAATAGTAACTCAAAATATGCAAAACTAAAGCAAAATGATAAAAATTTTGCAATGCTATTGGTTAATGAGTGCTTAAGACATATGGGGCAATTAGATGTTGTCATTAATAAGTTTTTAGCAAATCCTAAAAGAGTGCCAATTGACATCATGTATGTTCTAAGAGTAGCGGCAGCTGAACACTTTTTTGCAGAGTCTCCAGATTATGCCGTGGTTAATAATGCAGTAAATGCAACTCAATTTATGAAGAAAACAAAATTAAAAGGTTTGGTTAATGCTGTAGTTAGAAAAATATGTAAAATAGATAATCTAAATAATATTGATGTTTCCCAAAATTTCCCTAAATGGTTAGTTGAGTCATGGACAAAACAATATGGTATAGAAAAAACAAAAAGTATTATGGAATATTCTCTGAAGAGATATCCTTTGTACATTAATGTTAAATCAAATCCAGATAAATGGGAAAAGGAATTAGAAGCAGAAGTTGTATATTCTAAGGCTTCAAGTGAATTTGGGTCTTTGTTGAAATGTAGAGATAGCATGAATGTCCCAAATGCAAGTGGATTCTCAGCAGGAGAGTGGTGGGTTCAAGGGTTTGAGAGCTCTTTGCCTGCAAGGTTGCTAGGTGATATAAGATCTAAAAGAGTATTAGATTGTTGTGCTGCTCCAGGAGGAAAAACTGCTCAGCTTGCAAATGCTAGAGCAGATGTAATAGCAATAGACAAGAATAATAAAAGATTAAAAATTCTTTCAGAGAATATGGAAAGATTAAGCTTTGATGTTAAAATTGAAGAGGCAGATGCAACTAAATATGACGAGGGTAATTTTGATGCTATTTTGATTGATGCTCCGTGCTCTGCTACGGGGACAATTAGAAAAAATCCCGATGCTTTATATTTTAAAAAGCCTCAGCAGATAAAAGATTTGGTAATTTTACAAAAAGATATTCTAAAGAATATTTCTAATCTTCTTCAAGTAGGAGGAACTATGATTTATTCTACATGTTCTCTGCAAAAAGAAGAAGGTGAAGAGCAGATTAAAAACTTCTTAGATAGTAATAAGAATTTTGAACTACTTCCGGTAAAACCTGAAGAGGTTGAGGGATTATCCTCAATTATAAATAAAGAAGGTATGATTAGAATAATACCTTCAGATATAAATGAGCATATATCAAGCGATGGGTTCTTTATTGCAAGATTAAAAAGGATAAAGTAA
- a CDS encoding DnaJ domain-containing protein codes for MIKKIIGKIKEINQQINTTSAIVSLSAKVARAGDDDLFLKKKVFFDIFKSKKEEIGNVERIFDLSSKEIKGFDLHAKVLYKKFKKYPEVLEELLSAFIQIAKANGKLSDEALEEIRSVAKIFQIDNSSFLRICNINNVYDLSNPYFILGVNEGVSKEELKLRYHYLVKKYHPDHLIACGMPVEMISLLEKKMAEINKAYELIKEKKK; via the coding sequence ATGATTAAGAAAATCATAGGCAAGATAAAAGAAATAAATCAGCAGATAAACACAACTTCTGCTATCGTGTCTTTGTCTGCTAAAGTTGCTCGTGCTGGAGATGATGATTTGTTCTTAAAAAAGAAAGTTTTTTTTGATATCTTTAAATCAAAGAAAGAGGAAATAGGCAATGTTGAAAGAATATTTGATTTATCCTCTAAAGAAATTAAAGGGTTTGATTTGCATGCAAAGGTTCTTTATAAAAAATTTAAGAAATACCCAGAAGTCTTGGAAGAGTTATTGTCAGCTTTTATACAAATAGCTAAAGCAAATGGTAAGCTTAGTGATGAGGCTTTAGAAGAGATAAGAAGTGTTGCAAAAATATTTCAAATAGATAATAGTTCTTTTTTAAGGATTTGTAATATAAATAATGTTTATGATTTATCAAATCCGTACTTCATTTTAGGAGTTAATGAGGGAGTTTCTAAAGAAGAGCTTAAATTAAGATATCATTATCTTGTGAAAAAATATCATCCAGATCATTTAATTGCTTGCGGAATGCCTGTAGAAATGATAAGTCTTTTAGAAAAGAAAATGGCAGAAATAAACAAAGCTTACGAGCTAATTAAAGAAAAGAAAAAATAA
- a CDS encoding SufD family Fe-S cluster assembly protein, translating into MLNVTENTEHRIIDAHSEDVIVVKRNARLYLYLLDSEDDVCLKVKQEEKSYFETFFINKANSIDISVNMESENCEANIAGVYSLKDKQEANININVFHDKPKCSSSINIRGIAKDKSRANLLMKSLVAEGAVKTEAKQLHRAMVLSDDAKIMAKPELEIYNDDVQCAHGNTVGNLDKTAVFYLQSRGIPESLAREMLIDGFLDEAVKFVSDNSIKEKIFDLINENKND; encoded by the coding sequence ATGCTTAATGTAACAGAAAATACAGAACATAGAATTATAGATGCTCACAGTGAAGATGTCATTGTCGTAAAAAGAAATGCAAGACTATATCTGTATTTATTAGATAGTGAAGATGATGTTTGCCTAAAAGTAAAACAAGAAGAAAAATCTTATTTTGAAACTTTTTTCATAAATAAAGCTAATAGTATAGATATTAGTGTCAATATGGAGTCAGAAAATTGTGAAGCGAATATAGCGGGTGTTTACTCTTTAAAAGATAAACAAGAAGCTAATATTAACATAAATGTTTTCCATGATAAGCCAAAATGTTCTTCCTCAATAAATATTAGAGGTATTGCAAAAGACAAATCAAGAGCAAATCTTCTAATGAAGAGTTTGGTTGCTGAAGGAGCTGTTAAAACAGAAGCTAAACAGTTGCACAGAGCTATGGTACTATCAGATGATGCAAAAATTATGGCTAAACCAGAGTTAGAAATTTATAATGATGATGTTCAGTGTGCTCATGGTAATACGGTTGGAAACTTGGATAAAACAGCAGTGTTCTATTTGCAAAGTAGAGGGATTCCAGAATCCTTGGCAAGAGAAATGCTGATTGATGGATTTTTAGATGAAGCTGTAAAGTTTGTTAGTGATAATTCTATAAAAGAGAAAATATTTGATCTTATAAACGAGAATAAAAATGATTAA
- the sufC gene encoding Fe-S cluster assembly ATPase SufC, giving the protein MLKIENLKVKVQDKEIIKGLSLDINPGEVHAIMGPNGAGKSTLSYTLAGKEGYEVTDGHVDFKGHNLLNMSIDERANNGLFLAFQYPVEIEGVTNNTFLRMAINSKRKFLGEKEMNTLEFMKALSASIKDLHIHSDMGKRGVNSGFSGGEKKRNEVLQMTMLQPDMIIMDETDSGLDIDALREVADGVNRLRSEGRSFLIITHYQRLLDYIQPDFIHVLADGKITKTGDKNLALELEETGYKS; this is encoded by the coding sequence ATGCTAAAAATAGAAAACTTAAAAGTAAAAGTACAAGATAAAGAAATTATCAAGGGATTGAGCTTAGATATTAATCCTGGGGAGGTTCATGCTATAATGGGTCCTAATGGAGCAGGTAAGTCTACACTTTCTTATACTCTTGCAGGTAAAGAGGGTTATGAGGTAACTGATGGTCATGTAGATTTTAAAGGTCATAACCTATTAAACATGAGTATTGATGAAAGAGCAAATAATGGTTTATTCTTAGCTTTTCAGTATCCAGTTGAGATAGAAGGTGTTACAAATAATACATTTTTAAGAATGGCAATAAACTCAAAGAGAAAGTTTCTTGGAGAAAAAGAAATGAATACTTTAGAGTTTATGAAAGCTCTATCAGCAAGTATTAAAGATTTACATATTCATTCTGATATGGGTAAAAGAGGAGTTAATTCTGGATTCTCAGGTGGAGAAAAGAAAAGAAATGAAGTCTTGCAAATGACTATGCTACAGCCAGATATGATAATTATGGATGAGACGGATTCGGGCTTGGATATTGATGCTCTACGAGAAGTCGCAGACGGTGTTAATAGACTTAGAAGTGAAGGTAGGTCGTTCTTAATTATTACTCACTATCAACGATTGTTAGATTATATACAGCCAGATTTTATTCATGTTTTAGCAGATGGAAAAATAACTAAAACAGGTGATAAGAATCTTGCTCTTGAGCTGGAAGAGACAGGGTATAAATCATAA